One stretch of Streptomyces sp. R21 DNA includes these proteins:
- a CDS encoding serine hydrolase domain-containing protein, which translates to MPLQSLALISNWPVPTAAAAVVRADGAVLGSYGPVEHRFALASVTKPLAAYAVLVAYEEGAIELDEPAGPAGSTVRHLLAHTSGLAFDEHRVTSAPGERRLYSNAGFEVLGDHVAKATDIPFGEYARQAVLAPLGMASTVLDGSPAKDGVSTVGDLVRFAAEVQAPRLLDPRTVAEAMTVQYPGTKGVLPGYGHQNPNDWGLGFEIRDSKSPHWTGASSSPRTFGHFGQSGTFLWVDPGAGVACVALTDRAFGPWAVSAWPPFTDAVLAELRG; encoded by the coding sequence TTGCCCTTGCAGAGCCTGGCGCTGATCTCGAACTGGCCCGTTCCCACCGCTGCCGCGGCGGTCGTCCGGGCGGACGGTGCCGTGCTCGGGTCGTACGGGCCGGTGGAGCACCGGTTCGCGCTCGCCTCGGTCACCAAGCCGCTGGCCGCGTACGCCGTGCTCGTGGCGTACGAGGAGGGGGCGATCGAGCTCGACGAGCCGGCCGGGCCGGCCGGCTCGACGGTCCGTCATCTGCTCGCGCACACCTCCGGGCTCGCCTTCGACGAGCACCGTGTGACGTCCGCGCCCGGGGAGCGGCGGCTGTACTCCAACGCCGGGTTCGAGGTGCTCGGGGACCATGTCGCCAAGGCGACGGACATCCCCTTCGGGGAGTACGCGCGGCAGGCGGTGCTCGCCCCGCTCGGCATGGCGTCGACCGTGCTCGACGGGTCTCCCGCGAAGGACGGGGTGTCCACGGTGGGGGATCTGGTGCGGTTCGCGGCCGAGGTGCAGGCGCCTCGGCTGCTCGATCCGCGGACGGTCGCCGAGGCGATGACCGTGCAGTATCCGGGGACGAAGGGGGTGCTTCCCGGGTACGGGCACCAGAACCCCAACGACTGGGGCCTCGGCTTCGAGATCCGCGACTCCAAGTCGCCGCACTGGACCGGGGCTTCGTCCTCGCCGCGGACCTTCGGGCACTTCGGGCAGTCGGGCACGTTCCTCTGGGTCGACCCGGGGGCGGGCGTGGCGTGCGTCGCCCTGACGGACCGGGCCTTCGGTCCGTGGGCGGTGTCGGCGTGGCCACCGTTCACGGACGCGGTGCTCGCCGAGCTGCGGGGCTGA
- a CDS encoding GNAT family N-acetyltransferase, with translation MTLVRRAVPEDAEELLRLRQVMIDSVFASGDSTDWHAESLPTVRGRLASADGDFAAFVVDHPERPGALAALVVGTIEYRIGRANNPHGMVGHVFSVATDPDARRRGYARACMETLLDWFRAKGAAQVDLNASADAEPLYASLGFVRKPDPSMRLQL, from the coding sequence ATGACTCTTGTACGCCGCGCTGTGCCCGAGGACGCGGAGGAACTGCTCCGGCTTCGCCAGGTGATGATCGATTCCGTCTTCGCGTCGGGAGACAGCACCGACTGGCACGCGGAGTCCCTGCCCACCGTACGCGGCCGACTCGCCTCTGCGGACGGGGACTTCGCCGCCTTCGTCGTCGATCACCCGGAGCGGCCGGGCGCACTCGCCGCGCTCGTCGTGGGCACGATCGAGTACCGGATCGGGCGGGCGAACAATCCGCACGGGATGGTCGGACACGTCTTCAGTGTCGCCACCGACCCGGACGCGCGGCGCCGCGGTTACGCCCGCGCCTGCATGGAGACCCTTCTCGACTGGTTCCGCGCCAAGGGCGCCGCTCAGGTCGACCTCAACGCGTCCGCCGACGCCGAGCCGCTGTACGCCTCGCTCGGGTTCGTCCGCAAGCCGGACCCCTCGATGCGGTTGCAGCTGTGA
- a CDS encoding MerR family transcriptional regulator has translation MTVMETTAEATEPGTRTDTCAAPPQRHRRPDGQDNYTISEVVALTGMTAHTLRWYERIGLMPHVDRSHTGQRRYSNRDLDWLAFVGKLRLTGMPVADMVRYAELVREGEGTYIERYELLAATRRDVLARITELQDTLAVLDHKISFYGDAGRSLASERS, from the coding sequence ATGACGGTGATGGAGACCACGGCCGAGGCCACCGAGCCCGGCACCAGGACCGACACCTGCGCCGCGCCGCCCCAGCGACATCGCCGCCCGGACGGCCAGGACAACTACACGATCAGCGAAGTCGTCGCCCTCACCGGCATGACGGCCCACACCCTGCGCTGGTACGAGCGGATCGGGCTGATGCCGCACGTCGACCGCTCGCACACCGGGCAGCGCCGCTACAGCAACCGCGACCTGGACTGGCTCGCCTTCGTCGGCAAGCTCCGGCTCACCGGCATGCCGGTCGCCGACATGGTGCGGTACGCGGAGCTGGTGCGCGAGGGCGAAGGGACGTACATCGAGCGCTACGAGCTCCTGGCGGCGACCCGCCGGGACGTGCTGGCCCGCATCACGGAGCTCCAGGACACGCTCGCGGTGCTCGACCACAAGATCAGTTTCTACGGGGACGCCGGGCGCAGCCTGGCGTCGGAGAGGTCCTGA
- a CDS encoding aldo/keto reductase, with amino-acid sequence MTDSKIAKAQLGTDGPEVGVQGLGCMGMSFAYGPTDAEESRATLERALELGVTLYDTADAYGAGENEKFLAPFFAAHRDEVVIATKFALSIPPGEPTKRVIRNDAPYIRQAVEASLQRLGVDVIDLYYMHRRDVNVPIEETVGVMAELVREGKVKYLGLSEVTGGELRAAQGVHPIAAVQSEWSLFSRDIEPGVVPAARELGVTLVPYSPLGRGFLTGSFTNAEQDLTADDFRRRQPRFNGDNAAANAALLEPVRGVADAHGVSLGQVALAWAQQRAAVHGLTVVPIPGTTKRTRVEENTAATRIVLSDAELDVLEPIASKVAGDRYADMSFSSAGRE; translated from the coding sequence ATGACCGACAGCAAGATCGCGAAGGCCCAGCTCGGCACCGACGGACCCGAGGTGGGTGTCCAGGGCCTCGGCTGTATGGGCATGAGCTTCGCCTACGGCCCCACGGACGCCGAGGAGTCGCGGGCCACCCTGGAACGGGCGCTGGAACTCGGCGTCACGCTCTACGACACGGCGGACGCGTACGGCGCCGGTGAGAACGAGAAGTTCCTCGCCCCGTTCTTCGCGGCACACCGCGACGAGGTGGTCATCGCGACGAAGTTCGCGCTCTCCATCCCGCCGGGCGAGCCCACGAAGCGGGTCATCCGCAACGACGCGCCGTACATCCGCCAGGCCGTCGAGGCCAGCCTCCAGCGGCTCGGCGTCGACGTGATCGACCTCTACTACATGCACCGCCGCGATGTGAACGTCCCGATCGAGGAGACCGTCGGGGTCATGGCCGAGCTGGTGCGCGAGGGCAAGGTCAAGTACCTGGGCCTGAGCGAGGTCACCGGCGGCGAGCTGCGGGCCGCGCAGGGTGTGCACCCGATCGCCGCCGTGCAGTCGGAGTGGTCGCTGTTCAGCCGCGACATCGAGCCGGGCGTCGTACCGGCCGCCCGCGAACTGGGCGTGACCCTGGTGCCGTACTCGCCGCTCGGCCGTGGCTTCCTCACCGGCTCCTTCACCAACGCCGAGCAGGACCTGACGGCCGACGACTTCCGGCGCCGGCAGCCCCGCTTCAACGGGGACAACGCGGCGGCGAACGCGGCCCTGCTCGAGCCGGTGCGTGGCGTCGCCGACGCGCACGGCGTCTCGCTCGGCCAGGTCGCGCTGGCCTGGGCGCAGCAGCGCGCCGCCGTGCACGGACTGACCGTCGTCCCGATCCCGGGCACCACCAAGCGCACCCGTGTCGAGGAGAACACGGCCGCGACCCGCATCGTCCTCAGCGACGCGGAGCTGGACGTGCTGGAGCCGATCGCCTCCAAGGTGGCGGGCGACCGCTACGCCGACATGTCGTTCTCCTCGGCCGGTCGGGAGTAG
- a CDS encoding DUF4429 domain-containing protein, with translation MGDVLAGFHAAWEFEPDSVLIRFERGIRTPRLLQALGERRVPLEAIAAVTLTPGKRGTVVLHAVPRPGADPLMDAAAGQLKEGCDPYRLVLPAERETLAEYYKDELTPLLSPDDIEPPPRYLVEPPEAPLHFKAYDGKATFDGKSVSFRWFWTGASSAKWKAGDQSFPVADLSGVEWRSPEVFEGHLRLLRREPATVQPAQADQDPAAVVFGLGYGPVHESLPFAASVLAAVRASGSATPAAVPAAAARRDPADIADRIRHLSELHQAGLVTDEEFTTKKAELLAEL, from the coding sequence ATGGGTGACGTACTGGCCGGATTTCATGCCGCCTGGGAGTTCGAGCCGGACTCCGTGCTCATCCGCTTCGAACGGGGGATCCGTACGCCGAGGCTGCTCCAGGCGCTCGGCGAACGCCGTGTCCCGCTGGAAGCGATCGCGGCGGTGACACTGACCCCGGGCAAGCGCGGGACGGTCGTTCTGCACGCCGTGCCGAGACCGGGCGCCGATCCGCTGATGGACGCGGCCGCGGGCCAGCTCAAGGAGGGCTGCGACCCGTACCGGCTCGTGCTGCCCGCGGAGCGCGAGACCCTCGCCGAGTACTACAAGGACGAGCTGACGCCGCTGCTCTCCCCGGACGACATCGAACCGCCCCCGCGCTATCTCGTGGAGCCGCCCGAGGCCCCGCTGCACTTCAAGGCGTACGACGGGAAGGCGACCTTCGACGGCAAGTCGGTGTCCTTCCGGTGGTTCTGGACGGGCGCCTCGTCGGCGAAGTGGAAGGCCGGCGACCAGAGTTTCCCGGTCGCCGACCTGAGCGGGGTCGAATGGCGCTCCCCCGAGGTCTTCGAGGGCCATCTGCGGCTGCTGCGCCGCGAGCCGGCCACCGTGCAGCCCGCCCAGGCCGACCAGGACCCCGCCGCGGTCGTCTTCGGGCTCGGCTACGGGCCGGTCCACGAGTCGCTGCCGTTCGCGGCGTCGGTCCTGGCGGCGGTGCGCGCCTCCGGCTCGGCGACCCCGGCCGCGGTGCCGGCGGCCGCGGCCCGCCGCGACCCGGCCGACATCGCCGACCGCATCCGTCACCTGAGTGAGCTGCACCAGGCGGGCCTGGTGACGGACGAGGAGTTCACGACGAAGAAGGCCGAGCTGCTGGCGGAGCTGTAG
- a CDS encoding alpha/beta hydrolase, producing MTSFDSSPQLNVWRALLALAVVFVMLATSGWTALHNHRGATPLDASRSAWEHGRIAGHRLPDTDSAPSRLAHFFASLDTTQRARLAHRYPLAVGNMNGAPVKLRYQANRIALRQQRKVEIKRMHDDGLSDLGQHDAGRRKNRYEALLRKDRKILAFDPMGSGRVAEVFGNLDKAERVSIVVPGVDTDLLTFQRTYKKYSAPVGMARSLYAAERATGSGTRTAVIAWADYTAPSGLGIDSATAMRAEEGAVRLDSLVRALPGSTPVALYCHSYGSVLCGVAAHRLPARVSDIAVAGSPGMRVENASHLRTSAQVWAMRDSDDWIQDVPHLELGGLGHGADPVSSGFGARVLSAQGAKGHSGYFEPGTESLRNFAEIGIGAYRAVQCAHEDDACRKGLSATTAA from the coding sequence GTGACTTCCTTCGACTCGTCCCCCCAACTCAACGTCTGGCGCGCACTGCTCGCGCTGGCCGTGGTGTTCGTGATGCTGGCCACCAGTGGCTGGACCGCCCTCCACAACCATCGGGGAGCGACTCCGCTGGACGCCTCGCGCTCCGCGTGGGAGCACGGCCGCATAGCCGGACACCGGCTCCCGGACACCGACTCCGCCCCGAGCCGCCTCGCCCACTTCTTCGCGTCGCTGGACACCACCCAGCGCGCCCGTCTCGCCCACCGCTATCCGCTCGCGGTCGGCAACATGAACGGCGCGCCCGTGAAACTGCGCTACCAGGCGAACCGCATCGCCCTGCGCCAGCAGCGCAAGGTCGAGATCAAGCGCATGCACGACGACGGGCTCTCGGACCTCGGCCAGCACGACGCGGGCCGCCGCAAGAACCGCTACGAGGCACTGCTGCGCAAGGACCGCAAGATCCTCGCCTTCGACCCGATGGGGTCGGGCCGGGTCGCCGAGGTCTTCGGCAACCTCGACAAGGCCGAGCGCGTCTCGATCGTGGTGCCCGGCGTCGACACCGATCTGCTCACCTTCCAGCGCACGTACAAGAAGTACTCGGCGCCCGTCGGCATGGCGCGTTCCCTGTACGCCGCGGAGCGCGCGACCGGCTCCGGCACGCGTACGGCCGTGATCGCCTGGGCCGACTACACGGCGCCCAGCGGGCTCGGCATCGACTCGGCCACCGCCATGCGCGCGGAGGAGGGCGCGGTCCGGCTGGACTCCCTGGTGCGGGCGCTGCCCGGCAGTACGCCGGTCGCCCTGTACTGCCACAGCTACGGCTCCGTGCTGTGCGGGGTCGCGGCCCACCGACTGCCCGCCCGGGTCTCCGACATAGCGGTCGCAGGCAGCCCCGGCATGCGCGTCGAGAACGCCTCCCACCTGCGCACCTCCGCGCAGGTCTGGGCGATGCGGGACTCCGACGACTGGATCCAGGACGTGCCGCACCTGGAGCTCGGCGGCCTCGGGCACGGCGCCGACCCGGTCTCCTCCGGCTTCGGGGCGCGCGTCCTGTCGGCGCAGGGCGCGAAGGGCCACAGCGGCTATTTCGAGCCGGGCACCGAAAGCCTGCGCAACTTCGCCGAAATCGGCATTGGTGCGTACCGCGCGGTGCAGTGTGCTCACGAGGATGACGCGTGCCGGAAGGGTTTGTCCGCCACCACGGCGGCCTGA
- a CDS encoding TetR family transcriptional regulator: MDTARTPPVDLTPRPGLRERKKQRTRDALLRAALELFTTQGYERTTVDEIAEAVDVSQRTFFRYFAGKEDVALFSQRVAESHFLAAVRERPPHEAPLEALRLAVLEGWDTIGQAVDAVVPIELHMRAFQLIESTPTLLAVHLRRSAELEEEIARVIAEREGLDVDADPRPRVAVAVFGGVMRVTGRLWGAGEDTSVEAIRELTASYLDHVGPALAEKWRTE; this comes from the coding sequence ATGGACACAGCTCGGACGCCGCCCGTGGACCTCACGCCGCGGCCGGGGCTGCGCGAGCGCAAGAAGCAGCGCACCCGGGACGCGCTGCTGCGGGCCGCTCTGGAGCTGTTCACGACCCAGGGTTACGAGCGGACGACCGTCGACGAGATCGCCGAGGCCGTCGACGTCTCCCAGCGCACCTTCTTCCGGTACTTCGCGGGCAAGGAGGACGTCGCCCTCTTCAGCCAGCGCGTCGCGGAGTCGCACTTCCTCGCCGCCGTACGCGAACGCCCGCCGCACGAAGCCCCGTTGGAGGCGCTGCGGCTGGCCGTCCTGGAGGGCTGGGACACCATCGGCCAGGCCGTCGACGCCGTCGTCCCGATCGAACTGCACATGCGCGCCTTCCAGTTGATCGAGTCGACCCCCACGCTGCTCGCCGTCCATCTGCGCCGCTCCGCCGAACTGGAGGAGGAGATCGCACGGGTGATCGCCGAACGTGAGGGCCTCGACGTGGACGCGGATCCGCGGCCGCGCGTCGCGGTCGCGGTGTTCGGCGGGGTGATGCGCGTGACAGGCCGACTGTGGGGCGCGGGCGAGGACACCAGCGTCGAGGCGATCCGCGAGCTGACCGCCTCGTATCTCGACCACGTGGGGCCCGCGTTGGCGGAGAAGTGGCGCACGGAGTGA
- a CDS encoding MFS transporter, translating to MTSQTTVDATGPADKASAAPTDPTPSQGLRGHPWLTLISVAIGVMMVALDGTIVAIANPAIQKDLGASFADVQWITNGYFLALAVTLITAGKLGDRFGHRQTFLIGVVGFAAASGAIGLSDSIALVVTFRVFQGLFGALLMPAALGLLRATFPAEKLNMAIGIWGMVIGASTAGGPILGGLLVQHVSWQSVFFINVPVGVIALVLGALILTDHRAENAPRSFDVLGIALLSGAMFCLVWALIKAPTWGWGDGMTWTFLGASVLGFALFAFWETRVKEPLIPLALFRSVPLSAGVVLMVLMAIAFLGGLFFVTFYLQNVHGMSPVDAGLHLLPLTGMMIVGSPLAGAVITKVGPRIPLAGGMALTAISMYGMSTLDTGTGSAVMSLWFAGLGLGLAPVMVGATEVIVGNAPMELSGVAGGLQQAAMQIGGSLGTAVLGAVMASKVDGDLPGNWAAAKLPPLTPAQLDQASEAVQVGAAPVAKGTPPSIAEQITDVAHDTFISGMSLACLVAAVVAVVAVFVALLTKRGSNTEAAGAGAGHI from the coding sequence ATGACTAGTCAGACCACCGTCGACGCGACGGGCCCGGCCGACAAGGCCTCGGCCGCCCCGACCGATCCGACTCCCTCCCAGGGGCTGCGGGGCCACCCCTGGCTGACGCTCATCAGCGTCGCGATAGGCGTCATGATGGTCGCTCTGGACGGCACCATCGTGGCCATCGCCAACCCGGCCATCCAGAAGGACCTGGGCGCGAGCTTCGCCGACGTCCAGTGGATCACCAACGGCTACTTCCTCGCGCTCGCGGTCACGCTGATCACCGCGGGCAAGCTCGGCGACCGGTTCGGGCACCGGCAGACCTTCCTCATCGGCGTGGTCGGCTTCGCGGCGGCCTCGGGGGCCATCGGGCTGTCCGACAGCATCGCCCTGGTGGTCACCTTCCGCGTGTTCCAGGGCCTGTTCGGCGCACTGCTGATGCCTGCCGCGCTCGGCCTGCTGCGAGCGACCTTCCCGGCCGAGAAGCTGAACATGGCGATCGGCATCTGGGGCATGGTCATCGGCGCCTCCACCGCGGGCGGCCCGATCCTCGGCGGTCTGCTCGTGCAGCACGTCAGCTGGCAGTCGGTGTTCTTCATCAATGTGCCGGTCGGCGTCATCGCGCTCGTCCTCGGCGCGCTGATCCTCACCGACCACCGGGCCGAGAACGCCCCGCGTTCCTTCGACGTGCTCGGCATCGCCCTGCTCTCGGGCGCCATGTTCTGCCTGGTCTGGGCGCTCATCAAGGCCCCGACCTGGGGCTGGGGCGACGGCATGACGTGGACGTTCCTCGGTGCGTCCGTGCTCGGCTTCGCGCTCTTCGCCTTCTGGGAGACGAGGGTGAAGGAACCGCTGATCCCCCTCGCGCTGTTCCGCTCCGTGCCGCTGTCGGCGGGCGTGGTCCTCATGGTGCTCATGGCCATCGCCTTCCTGGGCGGCCTGTTCTTCGTCACCTTCTACCTGCAGAACGTGCACGGTATGAGCCCGGTCGACGCCGGTCTTCATCTCCTCCCGCTCACCGGGATGATGATCGTGGGCTCGCCGCTGGCGGGCGCCGTGATCACCAAGGTCGGCCCGCGCATCCCGCTGGCCGGCGGCATGGCCCTCACCGCGATCTCGATGTACGGCATGTCGACGCTGGACACGGGCACCGGCAGCGCCGTCATGTCGCTCTGGTTCGCCGGTCTCGGCCTCGGTCTCGCACCGGTCATGGTCGGCGCGACCGAGGTCATCGTGGGCAACGCCCCCATGGAGCTCTCCGGTGTCGCCGGCGGTCTCCAGCAGGCCGCCATGCAGATCGGCGGCAGCCTCGGTACGGCGGTCCTCGGCGCCGTGATGGCGTCCAAGGTCGACGGCGACCTCCCGGGCAACTGGGCCGCCGCCAAGCTCCCGCCGCTCACCCCGGCCCAGCTCGACCAGGCCTCCGAGGCCGTCCAGGTCGGTGCCGCGCCGGTGGCCAAGGGCACGCCGCCCTCGATCGCCGAGCAGATCACCGACGTCGCGCACGACACGTTCATCTCCGGTATGAGCCTGGCCTGCCTCGTCGCCGCGGTGGTCGCCGTCGTGGCGGTCTTCGTCGCACTGCTCACCAAGCGGGGGAGCAACACGGAGGCCGCGGGGGCGGGGGCGGGCCACATCTAG
- a CDS encoding small hydrophobic protein, with the protein MMTGYGHGTRRHPRSRGRTWSRSGPDRVTLGIVGVICAVAGFFVLGIVLGPVAIVCGWLAMGRTWTSRPLPPLIALVLGAIDTLLAIIWLAGTTAPGGGFW; encoded by the coding sequence ATGATGACGGGTTATGGACACGGCACGCGCAGGCACCCCCGTTCACGTGGCCGGACGTGGTCCCGGAGCGGGCCGGATCGCGTGACGCTCGGGATCGTCGGAGTCATCTGTGCGGTCGCGGGGTTCTTCGTTCTGGGGATCGTCCTCGGCCCGGTGGCCATCGTCTGCGGCTGGCTCGCCATGGGCCGGACCTGGACCTCCCGCCCACTCCCGCCCCTCATCGCCCTCGTCCTGGGCGCCATCGACACCCTCCTCGCCATCATCTGGCTCGCGGGCACGACGGCCCCAGGCGGGGGTTTCTGGTAG
- a CDS encoding potassium channel family protein, which translates to MKEQPAQARWEQRTQRPLLALAVAFALAYAVPIVDSSASRSLTLTCTLVEWAVWGSFAADYLVRLALARQRREFVRTHWLDLCAVVVPMLQPLRLLRLVSTLMLVGRRARMASQIRLTTYVGGSVIGLLMFGSLAVLSVERDSPDGNIRTLGDAVWWSFTTMTTVGYGDHAPTTGLGRMIAVGLMLSGIALLGVVTANIATWFISRFEKDDVEERRQTAAIEALTEEVRALRAEVASLSGVGMTGVPHPVPGVVEERSR; encoded by the coding sequence ATGAAAGAACAACCGGCACAAGCCCGTTGGGAGCAGCGCACCCAGCGGCCCCTGCTGGCGCTCGCGGTGGCTTTCGCCCTCGCGTACGCCGTGCCGATCGTGGACAGCAGCGCGAGCCGGTCGCTGACGCTGACGTGCACGCTGGTGGAGTGGGCGGTGTGGGGTTCGTTCGCCGCCGACTATCTCGTACGGCTCGCACTCGCCCGGCAGCGCCGGGAGTTCGTCCGCACGCACTGGCTCGACCTGTGCGCGGTGGTCGTGCCGATGCTCCAGCCGCTGCGGCTGCTGCGGCTCGTCTCCACGCTGATGCTGGTCGGGCGGCGGGCGCGGATGGCGTCGCAGATCCGGCTGACGACGTACGTCGGGGGCTCGGTGATCGGGCTGCTGATGTTCGGCTCGCTCGCCGTGCTCTCCGTGGAGCGGGACTCGCCGGACGGGAACATCCGCACGCTGGGCGACGCGGTGTGGTGGTCGTTCACGACGATGACGACGGTGGGGTACGGCGACCATGCCCCGACCACCGGTCTCGGCCGCATGATCGCGGTCGGGCTGATGCTCTCCGGGATCGCCCTGCTCGGTGTCGTCACCGCGAACATCGCCACGTGGTTCATCTCCCGCTTCGAGAAGGACGACGTGGAGGAACGCCGGCAGACGGCGGCGATCGAGGCACTCACGGAGGAGGTACGGGCCCTGCGAGCGGAGGTCGCCTCGCTGTCCGGGGTGGGGATGACGGGAGTGCCGCATCCCGTGCCGGGGGTTGTGGAGGAGCGGTCCCGGTAG